A stretch of the Candidatus Polarisedimenticolaceae bacterium genome encodes the following:
- the mtnA gene encoding S-methyl-5-thioribose-1-phosphate isomerase: protein MFTTVERTPEGVRLIDQRKLPVVETYVTCASAEETAHAIRDMVVRGAPAIGVTAAFGVAVEATRLAFLPPAPFDAAMSYALAVLRAARPTAVNLMWAVDRMGDVLRAAREGGASPAEAAARLEREARTIREDDLASCRAMGRHGATLVPVGARILTHCNAGGLATAGYGTALGVIRAAHEAGKKVRVLADETRPFLQGARLTAWELMHDGIDVTLIADVAAGSLMRRGEIDLVVVGADRIAANGDVANKIGTYSVAVLAKEHGIPFYVAAPWSTVDPACPDGDRIPIEERDPSEVTELFGTRTAPAGVAVRNPAFDVTPSRLIAAIVTERGIARAPYDASLRDLGDR, encoded by the coding sequence ATGTTCACGACCGTCGAGCGGACTCCCGAAGGCGTGCGCCTGATCGACCAGCGCAAGCTCCCCGTCGTCGAGACCTACGTCACCTGCGCGAGCGCGGAGGAGACCGCCCACGCGATCCGCGACATGGTGGTGCGGGGCGCCCCCGCGATCGGGGTGACCGCGGCCTTCGGGGTCGCGGTGGAGGCGACGCGCCTGGCGTTCCTGCCCCCCGCCCCGTTCGACGCCGCGATGAGCTACGCGCTCGCCGTGCTGCGCGCCGCGCGGCCGACCGCCGTGAACCTCATGTGGGCGGTCGACCGGATGGGCGACGTCCTGCGCGCGGCGCGCGAGGGCGGAGCCTCCCCGGCGGAGGCCGCCGCGCGGCTCGAGCGCGAGGCCCGGACGATCCGCGAGGACGACCTCGCCTCCTGTCGTGCGATGGGACGCCACGGCGCGACGCTCGTCCCCGTGGGGGCGCGCATCCTCACGCACTGCAACGCGGGAGGGCTCGCGACCGCCGGCTACGGCACCGCGCTCGGCGTCATCCGCGCCGCGCACGAAGCGGGGAAGAAAGTCCGTGTCCTCGCCGACGAGACGCGCCCGTTCCTGCAGGGAGCGCGGCTGACGGCGTGGGAGCTCATGCACGACGGGATCGACGTGACCCTGATCGCCGACGTCGCGGCGGGGAGCCTCATGCGCCGCGGCGAGATCGACCTCGTGGTCGTCGGCGCCGACCGCATCGCCGCGAACGGCGACGTGGCGAACAAGATCGGGACCTATTCGGTCGCGGTGCTCGCGAAGGAGCACGGCATCCCCTTCTACGTGGCGGCGCCCTGGTCGACGGTCGATCCCGCCTGCCCCGACGGCGATCGCATCCCGATCGAGGAACGCGACCCCTCCGAGGTGACCGAGCTGTTCGGCACGCGGACCGCGCCGGCGGGGGTGGCGGTGCGCAACCCCGCCTTCGACGTCACCCCGTCGCGGCTGATCGCGGCGATCGTGACCGAGCGCGGGATCGCGCGGGCGCCGTACGACGCCTCGCTGCGCGACCTCGGCGACCGGTAA
- a CDS encoding TolC family protein gives MRRWIATVAAGLFILIAVPSLRAEEELRLSLAEALRIGLENNLDLVVERKNPAIAGNDVISQESAFDPGLAANATAGGSKSEPENRFVAPGRAKSYGANVSWTDRLQFGSSYAVGFGTARREGAGLFYDPSYNSGVSLNWTMPLLKGFGTEVNTADIVIAREGLEISKSQLSDRAQRTIKEIEDAYWDVLAARAGLDVARESLKLAQDLLDLNTKKVEVGTLAPIEITQAEAGVASREEGVIVAETAVWNAEDNLRRLLAIPPQDPRWNLTIVPTDAPRFDVQAVDLQASIASALERRAELDAARRQVSTRSLAERVARANLKHELNLVADMNPAGNNLKEIIPTPGDDGILGTDDDGADFVTEGWSSSVSEIPKLNNYDWSVELQYKFPIGNRAAKAAAANATLEREKAEASLLNAEQTVRVDVRTAVRNVESGAKRVKAAEASTILQRKTLDAEQKKFDNGMSTSFEVLRIQTDLSNARVAEIRAKLDYMKSLADLERAQGTLLEARGLKLE, from the coding sequence ATGCGTAGGTGGATCGCAACCGTGGCCGCCGGGCTGTTCATTCTCATCGCCGTCCCTTCCCTTCGTGCCGAGGAGGAGCTGCGCCTGTCGCTGGCGGAGGCACTCCGGATCGGACTCGAGAACAACCTCGACCTCGTCGTGGAGCGGAAGAACCCGGCTATCGCGGGGAACGATGTCATTTCCCAGGAATCGGCTTTCGACCCGGGCTTGGCGGCGAACGCGACGGCCGGCGGCTCGAAGTCCGAGCCGGAGAACCGGTTCGTCGCGCCGGGACGCGCGAAGAGCTACGGCGCCAACGTCTCCTGGACCGACCGCCTCCAATTCGGGAGCTCCTACGCCGTGGGCTTCGGCACCGCCCGCCGTGAAGGTGCCGGCTTGTTCTACGACCCTTCGTACAACAGCGGCGTGAGCTTGAACTGGACGATGCCCCTGCTGAAGGGTTTCGGCACAGAGGTCAACACCGCCGACATCGTGATCGCACGCGAGGGTCTCGAGATCTCGAAGTCCCAATTGAGCGATCGGGCGCAACGGACGATCAAGGAGATCGAGGACGCCTATTGGGACGTGCTCGCCGCGCGTGCCGGACTCGATGTCGCCCGCGAGTCCTTGAAGCTCGCCCAGGACCTGCTCGATCTCAATACGAAGAAGGTCGAGGTCGGCACGCTGGCACCGATCGAGATCACCCAGGCCGAGGCGGGAGTCGCCTCGCGAGAGGAGGGGGTCATCGTCGCGGAGACTGCGGTCTGGAACGCCGAAGACAACCTCCGGCGCCTGCTCGCGATCCCGCCGCAGGATCCCCGGTGGAACCTGACGATCGTTCCGACCGATGCCCCGCGCTTCGATGTTCAAGCCGTCGATCTCCAGGCGTCGATCGCGAGTGCGCTCGAGCGTCGCGCCGAGCTCGATGCGGCGAGGAGACAGGTTTCGACCCGTTCGCTGGCGGAGAGGGTCGCGCGGGCGAACCTGAAGCACGAACTCAACCTCGTGGCCGACATGAACCCCGCCGGCAACAACCTGAAGGAGATCATCCCGACTCCGGGGGACGACGGGATTCTGGGAACGGACGACGACGGGGCCGACTTCGTGACCGAAGGCTGGTCCTCCTCCGTCTCGGAGATCCCGAAACTCAACAACTACGACTGGAGCGTCGAGCTGCAGTACAAGTTCCCGATCGGCAACCGGGCCGCGAAGGCCGCGGCGGCCAATGCGACTCTCGAGCGCGAGAAGGCGGAGGCTTCGCTGCTCAACGCCGAGCAGACCGTCCGCGTCGACGTGCGGACCGCGGTCCGAAACGTCGAATCCGGGGCCAAGCGCGTGAAGGCGGCGGAGGCGTCGACGATCCTCCAGCGCAAGACCCTCGACGCGGAGCAGAAGAAGTTCGACAACGGCATGTCGACGTCCTTCGAGGTGCTGCGCATCCAGACCGACCTCTCGAACGCGCGGGTCGCCGAGATCCGGGCGAAGCTCGACTACATGAAATCGCTCGCCGACCTCGAGCGCGCCCAGGGGACGCTCCTCGAGGCGCGCGGGCTGAAGCTCGAGTAA
- a CDS encoding methylmalonyl-CoA mutase family protein, with protein sequence MADSRKRWEDDVLAKSLARSPERKDRFETTSGIPVERVYAGDDSDGLGFPGEYPYTRGVQPTMYRSRFWTMRQYSGFGNAVETNRRFRYLLEQGQSGLSVAFDLPTQMGYDSDHAMAMGEVGKVGVAISSLEDMEELLAEIPLDRVSTSMTINSTASILLALYVAVAKRRGISPSKLSGTIQNDLLKEYIARGTYIYPPEASIRITTDLFSWCAERVPRWNTISISGYHMREAGATAVQEVAFTLANAVAYCEAALARGLKFEQFGPRLSFFMNGHSNFFEEAAKFRAARRLWARLVRERFGVDDPESAKFRFHTQTAGSTLTAQQPEVNLVRTALQALSAVLGGTQSLHTNSMDEALGLPTEHAALLALRTQQVLAHETGVGDTVDPLAGSYFVEALTDAIERGARAYLDKIDAMGGATRALEKGFQQREIHEAAYRWQKQVERGEQVVVGVNRFTEGDAAKPPILRIDPSLEPARVERLKALRARRDAGATSRALQGVEDAARSDSNVMPAILTAVESQATLGEIADRMRAVFGVYHETFAF encoded by the coding sequence ATGGCCGACTCCCGCAAGCGCTGGGAAGACGACGTCCTCGCCAAGTCGCTGGCGAGAAGCCCCGAGCGCAAGGACCGGTTCGAGACGACCTCGGGGATCCCCGTGGAGCGCGTCTACGCCGGCGACGATTCCGACGGGCTGGGATTTCCCGGCGAGTATCCGTACACCCGCGGCGTCCAGCCGACGATGTACCGCAGCCGCTTCTGGACGATGCGGCAGTACTCCGGGTTCGGGAACGCCGTGGAGACCAACCGGCGTTTCCGCTACCTCCTCGAGCAGGGGCAGTCGGGGCTGTCGGTCGCCTTCGATCTTCCCACGCAGATGGGGTACGACTCCGACCACGCGATGGCGATGGGGGAGGTCGGGAAGGTCGGCGTGGCGATCTCGTCCCTCGAGGACATGGAGGAGCTTCTCGCCGAGATTCCGCTCGACCGCGTCTCGACGTCGATGACGATCAACTCCACCGCGTCGATCCTGCTCGCGCTCTACGTGGCGGTCGCGAAGCGGCGCGGGATATCGCCGTCGAAGCTCTCGGGGACGATCCAGAACGACCTGCTCAAGGAGTACATCGCCCGGGGCACGTACATCTATCCCCCCGAGGCGTCGATCCGGATCACGACCGACCTTTTCTCCTGGTGCGCGGAACGCGTGCCGCGGTGGAACACGATCTCGATCTCCGGTTACCACATGCGCGAGGCGGGGGCGACCGCCGTGCAGGAGGTCGCGTTCACCCTCGCGAACGCCGTCGCGTATTGCGAGGCGGCGCTCGCGCGGGGTCTCAAGTTCGAGCAGTTCGGCCCGCGCCTCTCGTTCTTCATGAACGGCCACTCGAACTTCTTCGAGGAGGCGGCGAAGTTCCGCGCGGCCCGTCGCCTGTGGGCGAGGCTCGTGCGCGAGCGTTTCGGCGTCGACGATCCCGAGTCGGCGAAGTTCCGCTTCCACACGCAGACCGCCGGCTCGACCCTCACCGCGCAGCAACCCGAAGTCAATCTCGTCCGCACGGCGCTGCAGGCGCTCTCGGCCGTTCTCGGGGGAACCCAGTCGCTGCACACGAACTCGATGGACGAGGCGCTCGGCCTCCCCACCGAGCACGCGGCCCTGCTCGCCCTGCGGACGCAACAGGTCCTCGCCCACGAGACCGGCGTCGGCGACACGGTCGACCCGCTCGCGGGGTCGTATTTCGTCGAGGCGCTGACCGACGCGATCGAGCGCGGCGCACGCGCGTACCTCGACAAGATCGACGCGATGGGGGGTGCGACGCGCGCCCTCGAGAAGGGGTTCCAGCAGCGCGAGATCCACGAGGCCGCGTACCGGTGGCAGAAGCAGGTCGAGCGCGGGGAGCAGGTCGTGGTGGGCGTGAACCGGTTCACCGAAGGGGACGCCGCCAAGCCCCCGATCCTGCGGATCGATCCCTCCCTCGAGCCCGCCCGCGTGGAGCGGTTGAAGGCCCTTCGCGCCCGGCGGGACGCCGGAGCGACGTCGCGGGCGCTTCAGGGGGTCGAGGACGCGGCCCGCTCCGACTCCAACGTGATGCCGGCGATCCTCACGGCGGTGGAGTCGCAGGCGACCCTCGGCGAGATCGCCGACCGCATGCGCGCCGTCTTCGGCGTGTACCACGAGACCTTCGCGTTCTAG
- a CDS encoding SpoIIE family protein phosphatase, which translates to MELRLDPATRETLADRRERLRSIQASGPASPEIADLLSRVDAALGRWEAGRYGLCEICGDPVEEDRLRADPLIRYCVDDMDAAERAALERDLGTAARVQRALLPPQDVGAAGWDVRWEWRPHGAVSGDYCDLVPSRSGAGDFLFAVGDVAGKGVAASILSSHLNALFRTLHDLQLPVGDMLFRANRVFCESTGESHYATLAVGRAAPDGAVEWCNAGQTPPLLVSEAGVEACRGSGLPLGLFCDVPYLPVSRRLRPGESLVLATDGVTEAPDQAGDEFGSERLGRAAFLARAGSAREIARACLGALDAHRGGVPAHDDVTLLVLKRAG; encoded by the coding sequence ATGGAGCTCCGACTCGACCCCGCGACGCGAGAGACGCTCGCGGACCGGAGGGAGCGGCTCCGCTCGATCCAGGCTTCCGGCCCCGCTTCCCCCGAGATCGCGGACCTGCTCTCGCGCGTGGATGCCGCGCTGGGGCGCTGGGAGGCCGGCCGTTACGGCCTCTGCGAGATCTGCGGGGACCCCGTGGAGGAGGATCGGCTGCGCGCCGATCCTCTGATCCGGTACTGCGTCGACGACATGGACGCGGCCGAACGGGCGGCGCTCGAGCGCGACCTGGGCACCGCGGCCCGCGTGCAGCGCGCGCTCCTCCCTCCGCAGGACGTCGGCGCCGCGGGGTGGGACGTGCGGTGGGAATGGCGCCCGCACGGCGCCGTCAGCGGGGACTACTGCGATCTCGTGCCGTCGCGCTCGGGAGCCGGCGATTTCCTCTTCGCCGTCGGGGACGTCGCGGGGAAAGGCGTCGCGGCCTCCATCCTCAGCTCCCACCTCAACGCGTTGTTCCGCACGCTCCACGACCTCCAGCTCCCGGTCGGCGACATGCTGTTCCGCGCGAACCGCGTCTTCTGCGAGAGCACGGGGGAGTCCCACTACGCGACGCTCGCGGTGGGGCGCGCGGCGCCCGACGGCGCGGTGGAGTGGTGCAACGCCGGACAGACGCCGCCGCTTCTGGTCTCGGAGGCCGGGGTGGAGGCCTGTCGCGGGTCCGGCCTGCCGCTGGGGCTGTTCTGCGACGTGCCGTACCTCCCCGTCTCGAGGCGTCTGCGCCCCGGGGAGTCGCTGGTGCTCGCCACCGACGGCGTGACCGAAGCGCCGGACCAGGCGGGGGACGAGTTCGGGAGCGAGCGCCTCGGACGCGCCGCCTTCCTCGCGCGAGCCGGGAGCGCCCGCGAGATCGCCCGCGCCTGCCTCGGCGCCCTCGACGCCCACCGCGGCGGCGTCCCCGCGCACGACGACGTGACGCTGCTGGTCCTGAAGCGAGCCGGATAG
- a CDS encoding ABC transporter ATP-binding protein — protein MTPLLEIRDLRVVYDSPRGPVRAVDGLTMSLRRGETYALVGESGCGKSATGLAVIRLVEPGRVAGGSVVLEGRDLLALSEKEMCKVRGARIGMVFQEAVASLNPVMRIGTQVGEALRIHKGLSRKQAWAEAVRLLGVVALPDPARQAKAYPHELSGGMAQRVMLAIALSCSPALLVADEPTSALDVTVQAQVLALLRRLKAEYALTVLLITHDFGVVAENADRVGVMYAGRLVEEAPVRELFDTPAHPYTKGLLRAQVGRPTSGRRLEALPGAVPDPVEPPAGCRFHPRCDARFEPCDRREPRDTALGAERRVACFLHERETA, from the coding sequence ATGACCCCTCTCCTCGAGATCCGCGACCTGCGCGTGGTGTACGACTCCCCCCGTGGGCCGGTGCGGGCGGTGGACGGTCTGACGATGTCGCTCCGACGCGGGGAGACCTACGCGCTCGTCGGCGAGTCCGGGTGCGGGAAGTCGGCGACGGGGCTCGCGGTGATCCGGCTCGTCGAGCCGGGGCGGGTCGCGGGCGGGAGCGTCGTCCTGGAGGGACGCGACCTCCTCGCCCTCTCCGAGAAGGAGATGTGCAAGGTCCGCGGGGCGCGGATCGGCATGGTCTTCCAGGAGGCGGTCGCGTCGCTCAACCCCGTGATGCGGATCGGCACGCAGGTGGGGGAGGCGCTGCGCATCCACAAGGGTCTTTCGCGAAAGCAGGCGTGGGCCGAGGCGGTGCGCCTGCTGGGGGTCGTCGCCCTCCCCGATCCCGCGCGCCAGGCGAAGGCGTACCCGCACGAGCTCTCCGGCGGGATGGCGCAACGGGTCATGCTCGCGATCGCACTCTCGTGCTCCCCGGCGTTGCTCGTCGCCGACGAGCCGACCTCCGCCCTCGACGTCACCGTGCAGGCGCAGGTGCTCGCGCTCCTGCGCCGGCTGAAGGCGGAGTACGCGTTGACGGTGCTCCTGATCACCCACGACTTCGGCGTGGTCGCGGAGAACGCCGATCGCGTCGGCGTCATGTACGCGGGGCGTCTCGTCGAGGAGGCGCCGGTTCGCGAGCTCTTCGACACGCCCGCCCACCCGTACACGAAGGGACTGCTGCGCGCGCAGGTCGGCCGACCCACGAGCGGCCGCCGGCTCGAGGCGCTCCCCGGCGCCGTCCCCGACCCGGTCGAGCCGCCGGCGGGGTGCCGCTTCCATCCCCGCTGCGACGCGCGCTTCGAGCCGTGCGACCGCCGCGAGCCCCGGGACACGGCGCTCGGCGCCGAGCGGCGGGTCGCCTGCTTCCTGCACGAGCGGGAGACCGCGTGA
- a CDS encoding efflux RND transporter periplasmic adaptor subunit: MTNLQKGLVVGGAVVVLGAIVAASMLSKGAEKGIEVYYGKAEKRDLASVVTATGQIQARTKVNVQSSVIGEIVELPVKEGDVVKKGDLLVQIDPERYRSEVDRLEANLRVQEIALGQARLDYADAERTLKRQKQLFESSGLVSQELLDRSELAYRTAEISLRTLAERIEQAKADLAKSRDDLSKTTLRSPIDGTVTQLNAEKGEITLTGTMNNPGTVIMVVSDMGEILAEVDVDETRVARVEKDQKSRIVVDAIGESEPYPGKVDEIAGSAVTRQGTAVQVFPVKILLDDVDARLRPGMTARARIETKTADDALVVPIQAVLLRPVSEIDKALAGDKKEEKKEEKKEEAKSDGAEEAKVEAPAAEEKKSEDKKAGGDREIVFRVVDGKTVLTPVKTGLSDETSVVILEGLKEGEVVVTGPYRTIKTLKHGTAVREKKEEEKKEDKDGESGVQVEVD; encoded by the coding sequence TTGACCAACCTCCAGAAAGGGCTCGTCGTCGGCGGGGCGGTCGTCGTCCTCGGCGCGATCGTCGCGGCGTCGATGCTCAGCAAGGGCGCCGAGAAGGGGATCGAGGTCTATTACGGCAAGGCCGAGAAGCGCGACCTCGCCTCGGTCGTGACCGCGACCGGCCAGATCCAGGCCCGCACCAAGGTCAACGTCCAGTCGTCGGTGATCGGCGAGATCGTCGAGCTCCCGGTCAAGGAAGGGGACGTCGTCAAGAAGGGCGACCTGCTCGTGCAGATCGACCCCGAGCGGTACCGCTCCGAGGTCGACCGGCTGGAGGCGAACCTGCGGGTGCAGGAGATCGCGCTCGGGCAGGCCCGGCTCGACTACGCCGACGCCGAGCGCACCCTCAAGCGCCAGAAGCAGCTGTTCGAGTCCAGCGGGCTCGTCTCGCAGGAGCTGCTCGACCGATCGGAGCTCGCCTACAGGACCGCCGAGATCAGCCTGCGCACCCTCGCCGAGCGGATCGAGCAGGCGAAGGCCGACCTCGCCAAGTCGCGCGACGACCTCTCCAAGACGACGCTGCGCTCGCCGATCGACGGCACGGTCACCCAGCTCAACGCCGAGAAGGGCGAGATCACCCTGACCGGGACGATGAACAACCCCGGCACCGTGATCATGGTCGTCTCGGACATGGGCGAGATCCTCGCGGAGGTGGACGTCGACGAGACCCGCGTGGCACGGGTCGAGAAGGACCAGAAGTCCCGGATCGTCGTGGACGCCATCGGGGAGTCCGAGCCGTACCCCGGGAAGGTGGACGAGATCGCGGGCAGCGCGGTGACCCGGCAGGGGACCGCCGTGCAGGTCTTTCCCGTGAAGATCCTCCTCGACGACGTGGACGCACGGCTTCGCCCGGGCATGACCGCGCGGGCGCGCATCGAGACGAAGACGGCCGACGACGCGCTCGTCGTCCCGATCCAGGCGGTGCTGCTGCGCCCCGTGAGCGAGATCGACAAGGCGCTCGCCGGCGACAAGAAGGAAGAGAAGAAGGAAGAGAAGAAGGAAGAGGCGAAGTCGGACGGCGCCGAGGAGGCGAAGGTCGAGGCTCCGGCGGCCGAGGAGAAGAAGTCCGAGGACAAGAAGGCCGGGGGCGACCGGGAGATCGTGTTCCGCGTCGTCGACGGGAAGACGGTCCTGACCCCCGTGAAGACGGGGCTCAGCGACGAGACCAGCGTCGTGATCCTCGAGGGGCTGAAGGAGGGGGAGGTCGTCGTCACCGGCCCCTACCGGACGATCAAGACCCTCAAGCACGGGACGGCGGTCCGCGAGAAGAAGGAAGAGGAGAAGAAGGAAGACAAGGACGGGGAATCGGGGGTTCAGGTCGAGGTCGACTGA
- a CDS encoding YIP1 family protein: MTEAGTGAPSAPSMGLVEKLTGIFFSPAKVFAAVAGKPGWDWIVPLVFLAVCVLTYQGILQKRFDKEAAISETMAKIEANPRIPADQKAGIEERVRGQFEWGEKPIGKVISVLTMLIPVFVVPLLYKGISAAFGLKAGYMKLVAGYAWCMVVTGLYWLLGGVVALPRSDIPLFEMQHMLVLKSNPAAFMGQASSVALVTMLSFVDVFVIWGLFLRATMLEKVAGFGKGASWAVAGTVLGLWILIRAALAALGQMFGG, from the coding sequence ATGACGGAAGCGGGGACCGGGGCGCCGTCGGCGCCGTCGATGGGGCTCGTCGAGAAGCTCACCGGCATCTTCTTCTCGCCGGCGAAGGTGTTCGCCGCCGTGGCGGGGAAGCCCGGGTGGGACTGGATCGTCCCGCTCGTGTTCCTGGCGGTTTGCGTCCTCACCTACCAGGGGATCCTCCAGAAACGGTTCGACAAGGAAGCGGCCATCTCCGAGACGATGGCGAAGATCGAGGCGAATCCCAGGATTCCCGCCGACCAGAAGGCGGGCATCGAGGAGCGTGTTCGGGGTCAGTTCGAGTGGGGGGAGAAGCCGATCGGCAAGGTCATCAGCGTCCTCACGATGCTGATCCCGGTCTTCGTGGTGCCGCTCCTCTACAAGGGGATCTCCGCGGCGTTCGGGCTCAAGGCCGGGTACATGAAGCTCGTCGCCGGCTACGCGTGGTGCATGGTCGTCACCGGGCTGTACTGGCTGCTCGGCGGCGTCGTCGCGCTGCCGCGATCGGACATCCCGCTCTTCGAGATGCAGCACATGCTCGTCTTGAAGTCCAATCCCGCCGCCTTCATGGGACAGGCCTCGAGCGTGGCGCTCGTCACGATGCTGTCGTTCGTCGACGTCTTCGTGATCTGGGGGCTGTTTCTCCGGGCGACCATGCTCGAGAAGGTCGCGGGGTTCGGGAAGGGAGCGTCGTGGGCGGTGGCGGGGACCGTCCTCGGCTTGTGGATCCTGATCCGGGCCGCGCTCGCGGCGCTCGGCCAGATGTTCGGCGGCTAG
- a CDS encoding aminopeptidase P N-terminal domain-containing protein — MPVFDEATATARRQRAEQALGANAPILVVGAGEPIGVPGGLDRTYPFLAHPEYYWLTGARRAGGVVVFEPGAGWTHFVRPASAEERLWEGEPDVPEGEDLAKFEAWAKARAGRKIAALGVPPKEVAADPASTAAAQVALDAARRPKDDAEIALLRRAAAATAAGYARLPEWIRPGVTERRIQVELEAEFYRAGCDGVGYGTIVGAGTHAAVLHFEPGDRVVGEDDVVLIDAGGHVAQYTSDVTRTFHAKGRLNPQQKAIYDVVLAAEVEGIGLCTIGREWHDVHRACARVLAQGLKDLGLLRGEVDGLLESEAITCFFPHGIGHMVGLYVRDVGGRAPGREEGRKCCGTKVRVDLPLGEHFVMTVEPGIYFVPAILDDPERRKRFPDAVAWDAAERWRPVGGVRIEDNILVTRSGPENLTAAIPK; from the coding sequence ATGCCCGTCTTCGACGAAGCGACCGCGACCGCGCGGCGGCAACGCGCGGAACAGGCCCTCGGAGCGAACGCACCCATCCTCGTGGTCGGGGCGGGAGAGCCGATCGGCGTCCCCGGCGGCCTCGACCGGACCTACCCGTTCCTCGCCCATCCCGAGTACTACTGGCTGACCGGCGCGAGGCGCGCCGGCGGGGTCGTCGTCTTCGAGCCGGGGGCCGGCTGGACGCACTTCGTCCGTCCCGCCAGCGCCGAGGAGCGCCTCTGGGAAGGGGAGCCCGACGTCCCCGAAGGGGAGGACCTCGCGAAGTTCGAGGCGTGGGCGAAGGCCCGCGCGGGCCGGAAGATCGCGGCCCTCGGCGTGCCGCCGAAGGAGGTCGCCGCGGACCCGGCATCGACGGCGGCGGCCCAGGTCGCCCTCGACGCCGCGCGCCGCCCGAAAGACGACGCGGAGATCGCGCTCCTTCGCCGCGCGGCGGCGGCGACCGCCGCGGGGTACGCCCGGCTCCCCGAGTGGATCCGCCCCGGCGTGACCGAGCGGAGGATCCAGGTCGAGCTGGAGGCGGAGTTCTACCGCGCCGGGTGCGACGGTGTCGGATACGGCACCATCGTCGGCGCCGGGACGCATGCCGCCGTCCTGCACTTCGAGCCCGGCGACCGCGTGGTCGGTGAGGACGACGTCGTGCTCATCGACGCCGGGGGCCACGTGGCGCAGTACACCTCCGACGTCACCCGGACCTTCCACGCGAAGGGCAGGCTCAACCCGCAGCAGAAGGCGATCTACGACGTCGTGCTCGCGGCGGAGGTCGAGGGGATCGGCCTGTGCACGATCGGGCGCGAGTGGCACGACGTGCACCGCGCCTGCGCGCGGGTGCTCGCGCAGGGGCTGAAGGACCTCGGGCTGCTGCGCGGCGAGGTGGACGGCCTCCTCGAGTCGGAGGCGATCACCTGCTTCTTCCCCCACGGCATCGGCCACATGGTCGGGCTCTACGTCCGCGACGTGGGCGGCCGCGCGCCGGGGCGCGAGGAGGGGCGCAAGTGCTGCGGGACGAAGGTGCGCGTGGACCTTCCGCTCGGCGAGCACTTCGTGATGACCGTCGAGCCGGGGATCTACTTCGTGCCGGCGATCCTCGACGACCCCGAGCGGCGCAAGCGTTTCCCCGATGCGGTGGCGTGGGACGCCGCCGAGCGCTGGCGCCCGGTGGGCGGCGTCCGCATCGAGGACAACATCCTCGTCACGAGGTCGGGGCCGGAGAACCTGACGGCGGCGATCCCGAAGTAA
- a CDS encoding ABC transporter ATP-binding protein gives MSTPLVEARGLVKRFSTAASFWGGGPKVRAVDGVDLEIRRGETLGLVGESGSGKSTLGRLLIRLVEPDAGSVRFDGTDLLALRPRELRRMRRRFQIVFQDPYGALNPRMKVASLVTEPMEIHGIGASKADRRESAARLIEEVGLDRSALDKYPHAFSGGQRQRIGIARAIACGPEFVVCDEPVSALDPPIQAQIVNLLVDLQERHALSYLFIAHDLRLVRHLADRVVVMYLGRLVEEAPTAALYAEPLHPYTKALLASTPSTTPGAPTAPALQGEPPSPIAPPPGCRFHTRCPVAVEVCSKVEPPLVTIGARTAACHLLKT, from the coding sequence GTGAGCACCCCGCTCGTCGAGGCCCGAGGGCTCGTGAAACGGTTCTCGACCGCCGCGTCGTTCTGGGGAGGCGGGCCGAAGGTGCGGGCCGTCGACGGCGTCGACCTCGAGATCCGGCGCGGGGAGACGCTGGGGCTCGTGGGGGAGTCGGGATCGGGGAAGTCGACGCTCGGGCGGTTGCTCATCCGCCTCGTCGAACCCGACGCCGGCTCGGTGCGTTTCGACGGAACCGACCTCCTCGCGCTGCGCCCGCGCGAGCTTCGCCGGATGCGGCGACGGTTCCAGATCGTCTTCCAGGACCCCTACGGCGCCCTGAACCCCAGGATGAAGGTGGCCTCGCTCGTCACGGAGCCGATGGAGATCCACGGGATCGGGGCGTCGAAGGCGGACCGTCGCGAATCGGCGGCGCGCCTCATCGAGGAGGTCGGGCTCGACCGGAGCGCCCTCGACAAGTACCCGCACGCGTTCTCCGGGGGCCAGCGCCAGCGGATCGGGATCGCGCGGGCGATCGCCTGCGGTCCCGAGTTCGTGGTCTGCGACGAGCCCGTCTCCGCCCTCGACCCGCCGATCCAGGCGCAGATCGTCAACCTGCTCGTCGACCTCCAGGAGCGACACGCCCTGTCGTACCTGTTCATCGCCCACGACCTGCGCCTGGTCCGCCACCTCGCCGACCGGGTCGTCGTGATGTACCTCGGGCGCCTCGTCGAGGAGGCGCCGACGGCCGCCCTCTACGCGGAGCCGCTCCACCCGTACACGAAGGCCCTGCTCGCCTCCACCCCGTCCACCACCCCCGGCGCGCCGACCGCCCCCGCGCTCCAGGGCGAGCCCCCGTCGCCCATCGCCCCCCCGCCCGGCTGCCGCTTCCACACCCGCTGCCCCGTCGCGGTGGAGGTTTGCTCGAAAGTCGAGCCGCCCCTCGTCACGATCGGTGCGCGCACGGCCGCCTGTCATCTTTTGAAGACCTGA